Part of the Schistocerca americana isolate TAMUIC-IGC-003095 chromosome 5, iqSchAmer2.1, whole genome shotgun sequence genome, CCGAGTGGGGAGCGCGAAAAAATGTTTGGCCGCGCGGCGTCGTGGTGGGGAGGAGCGGCGACGCGAGCGCCGCGCGGCGGCGGGCCCGGCAAGCGCGGCCAGTGTCGCGCGCGACGGCAAGAGCGCCGTCAGTGCGAGCTATGCCGTGCGGCAGTGCGGTAGGAGGTCGGTGTAGTAGTGCGGTCCAGTCGACTCGCGCGTCGTAGCCAGTGGGGCCGCCCGGGAGCACGACCGCCGCGCAGCTATGATGACCGACGAGGGCCACCTGTTCCTGACGGAGCTGCCGCCGCAGCTGGTGGTGCACCGAAGCGCGCGGCACCACCTGCAGTTCCACCCGTACTCGGCGGCCGCCTTCCTGCACCAGCCGCACCTCGAGAGCGTGCCTTCCGCCGCGCACCACGCGCTGTCGGCCGAGGTGTCGGCGCACCTGGGCAAGCACTCCAAGGCggcgccgccgtcgtcgtcgtcctcgtcgtcGCACCacggccaccaccaccaccatcaccatcaccaccaccatcagcagtcgcagcagcagcagcacgcgcAGCAGGAGGTGGCGGGCGCGCCCGACGGCAGTCAGACGCACGTGTCGTGCCTGTACCCCGAGATCCTGGCGCTGATCTTCGGCTACCTGGACGTGCGCGACAAGGGCCGCGCGGCGCAGGTGTGCACGTCGTGGCGTGACGCGGCCTACCACAAGTCGGTGTGGCGCGGCGTCGAGGCGAAGCTGCACCTGCGGCGCGCCAACCCGTCGCTGTTCGCCAGCCTGGTGCGCCGCGGCATCCGGCGCGTGCAGGTGCTGTCGCTGCGGCGCAGCTTGCGCGACGTGGTGCAGGGTGTACCCAACATCGAGTCGCTCAACCTGTCCGGCTGCTACAACGTCACCGACATCGGCCTGTCGCACGCGTTCGTGGCCGAGGTGCCGTCGCTGACGCACCTCGACCTGTCGCTGTGCAAGCAGGTGACGGACACGAGCCTGGGCCGCATCGCGCAGTACCTCAAGAACCTCGAGTCGCT contains:
- the LOC124615715 gene encoding F-box/LRR-repeat protein 14, whose product is MMTDEGHLFLTELPPQLVVHRSARHHLQFHPYSAAAFLHQPHLESVPSAAHHALSAEVSAHLGKHSKAAPPSSSSSSSHHGHHHHHHHHHHHQQSQQQQHAQQEVAGAPDGSQTHVSCLYPEILALIFGYLDVRDKGRAAQVCTSWRDAAYHKSVWRGVEAKLHLRRANPSLFASLVRRGIRRVQVLSLRRSLRDVVQGVPNIESLNLSGCYNVTDIGLSHAFVAEVPSLTHLDLSLCKQVTDTSLGRIAQYLKNLESLELGGCCNVTNTGLLLIAWGLRRLRRLNLRSCWHISDQGISYLAGLNRDNADGNLALEYLGLQDCQRLSDEALKHVSTGLTTLKSINLSFCISITDSGLKHLAKMASLRELNLRACDNISDVGMAYLAEGGSRVSHLDVSFCDKIGDQALAHVSQGLFHLRSLSLSACQISDEGVCRVAETLHDLETLNIGQCNRITDKGLTTIAESLRHLRCIDLYGCTRITTQGLERIMRLPQLSTLNLGLWHVR